The following coding sequences lie in one Gemmatimonadota bacterium genomic window:
- a CDS encoding peroxiredoxin, whose product MRIGETAPDFQAETTQGPISFHEWLGSSWGILFSHPKDFTPVCTTELGSMAALKPEFDKRNVKVVGLSVDPVERHGLWAKDIEETQGTAPNFPMIGDTTLAVSKLYDMLPAAAGDQSDGRTAADNQTVRTVYVIGPDKKIKLLLAYPMTTGRNFHEILRVVDSLQLTAAHRVATPANWVQGDKVIISGSVTNDEAKTIYPDGWEEPKPYLRIVPQPKAAG is encoded by the coding sequence ATGCGCATCGGTGAGACCGCCCCGGATTTCCAGGCCGAGACTACCCAGGGCCCGATCTCGTTCCACGAATGGCTCGGCAGCTCATGGGGGATCCTCTTCTCCCACCCGAAGGACTTCACGCCAGTCTGCACCACCGAGCTCGGCTCGATGGCCGCGCTGAAGCCCGAATTCGACAAGCGCAATGTGAAGGTGGTCGGCCTCTCGGTCGATCCGGTCGAGCGGCACGGCCTCTGGGCCAAGGACATCGAGGAGACCCAGGGCACGGCGCCCAACTTTCCGATGATCGGCGACACGACGCTGGCGGTCTCGAAACTCTATGATATGCTCCCCGCCGCAGCGGGCGACCAGTCCGATGGGCGCACCGCCGCCGACAACCAGACGGTGCGCACGGTCTATGTCATCGGCCCCGACAAGAAGATCAAGCTGTTGCTCGCCTATCCGATGACCACCGGCCGCAACTTCCACGAGATCCTGCGCGTGGTCGACTCGCTGCAGTTGACCGCCGCCCATCGCGTCGCGACACCGGCCAATTGGGTGCAGGGCGACAAGGTGATCATCTCCGGTTCTGTCACCAACGACGAGGCGAAGACGATCTACCCCGATGGCTGGGAGGAACCGAAGCCCTACCTCCGGATCGTGCCACAACCGAAGGCGGCCGGCTGA
- a CDS encoding GNAT family N-acetyltransferase, with the protein MPRSPSLSGIAPLSRPPSDADLRDLAALLVDAVEAGAAVSFLPPLSRADALAWWQETLAGLAPRAVVLVARDAEGIVGTVQFQPAWARNQPHRAEVVKLLVHRRARRQGLGRALMVAIEAAARTAGLDLLTLDTKGGDPAEQLYRELGWIAAGTIPGFAVDPDGVTPHDAVVFYKPLR; encoded by the coding sequence ATGCCAAGGTCGCCAAGCCTTAGCGGGATCGCCCCGCTCAGCCGTCCCCCGTCGGACGCCGACCTCCGGGACCTCGCCGCGCTCCTCGTGGACGCGGTGGAGGCGGGGGCCGCGGTGAGCTTTCTCCCCCCGCTCTCGCGGGCCGATGCACTTGCCTGGTGGCAGGAGACCCTCGCCGGGCTGGCTCCGCGCGCGGTGGTGCTGGTCGCGCGGGACGCCGAGGGAATCGTCGGAACGGTCCAGTTCCAGCCCGCCTGGGCGCGCAACCAACCCCACCGCGCCGAGGTGGTGAAGCTGCTCGTCCACCGCCGGGCGCGCCGGCAGGGGCTCGGACGCGCACTCATGGTGGCAATCGAGGCCGCGGCCCGGACTGCCGGCCTTGACCTCCTGACCCTCGACACCAAGGGCGGCGACCCGGCCGAGCAGCTCTATCGCGAGCTCGGCTGGATCGCGGCGGGCACGATCCCGGGCTTCGCCGTCGACCCGGACGGCGTCACCCCGCACGATGCCGTGGTCTTCTACAAGCCGCTCCGGTAG
- a CDS encoding nucleotide-binding protein has translation MRRAVPLFFLVATIAGCQAKAPDAPAMPQAQQPQTDAPQLATLTGSVLELMPASPYTYLRIKTPIGETWAAVPEANIEKGATVTILNPMLMAGFESKTLKRTFDAIYFGTLSGGTTPAGSAMGAASTPTVVVDKVEKARGADARTVAEAWTQREQLSGKTVTIRGVVVKYNEGVMGRNWIHLQDGSGDAAKGTNDITVTSMDGVAMGATVTITGTVHINKDFGAGYSYAVIVEDAKVAKP, from the coding sequence ATGCGTCGCGCCGTTCCCTTGTTCTTCCTTGTCGCGACAATCGCCGGATGTCAGGCGAAGGCCCCCGACGCGCCGGCGATGCCGCAGGCGCAACAGCCCCAGACGGATGCCCCCCAGCTCGCCACGCTGACCGGCTCGGTCCTCGAACTGATGCCGGCGTCGCCCTACACCTACCTGCGCATCAAGACGCCGATCGGCGAAACCTGGGCGGCGGTGCCGGAGGCGAACATCGAGAAAGGGGCAACGGTCACGATCCTCAATCCGATGCTGATGGCCGGCTTCGAGTCGAAGACGCTCAAGCGCACCTTCGACGCGATCTACTTCGGTACGCTGAGCGGTGGCACGACACCGGCTGGCAGTGCGATGGGTGCCGCGTCGACGCCCACCGTCGTCGTCGACAAGGTCGAGAAGGCGCGCGGGGCCGATGCCCGGACCGTCGCCGAGGCCTGGACGCAGCGGGAGCAGCTGAGCGGCAAGACGGTGACCATCCGTGGTGTCGTCGTGAAGTACAACGAAGGCGTGATGGGACGGAACTGGATCCACCTGCAGGACGGCAGCGGCGACGCGGCCAAGGGGACCAACGACATCACCGTCACCTCGATGGACGGCGTGGCGATGGGCGCCACCGTCACCATCACCGGTACGGTGCACATCAACAAGGACTTCGGCGCCGGCTACAGCTACGCCGTGATTGTCGAAGATGCCAAGGTCGCCAAGCCTTAG
- a CDS encoding DUF1080 domain-containing protein: MTRPTLLALTATLVVSPLTAQSRAPLIGRWDMTVAVPGRHTSAWLEVRHSGRSMLVGEVMLLAGSARPIAKVEFTPATGEFRFVIPPQWNDAEGDNTFVGRVVGDSISGTVSFGNGTPMTFRGGRAPTLRRTTPVVWGAPIALLGGTTLTEWKPLGESPSQWTLAQGILRNAKAGADLVTTRTFGDFKLHVEFRYPPGSNSGVYLRGRYEVQIEDTPSAEPQIDGLGAIYGMITPNQNAAKQPGEWQSFDITLVGRTVTVVLNGKTIICEREIPGFTGGALDADEAKPGPLYLQGDHGVIEYRRIIITPAK, from the coding sequence ATGACCCGTCCGACCCTGCTCGCTCTCACCGCCACGCTGGTGGTCTCCCCGCTCACCGCCCAGTCCCGCGCGCCGCTGATCGGCCGCTGGGACATGACCGTCGCCGTCCCCGGTCGGCACACCTCGGCGTGGCTCGAGGTCCGGCACAGTGGCCGCAGCATGCTGGTGGGCGAGGTGATGTTGCTGGCCGGCAGCGCCCGTCCGATTGCCAAGGTCGAGTTCACGCCCGCCACCGGGGAATTCCGTTTCGTGATTCCGCCACAGTGGAATGACGCCGAGGGGGACAACACCTTCGTCGGCCGGGTGGTGGGTGATTCGATCAGCGGCACAGTCTCCTTCGGCAACGGCACGCCGATGACCTTTCGCGGCGGGCGGGCGCCGACGCTGCGCCGCACCACGCCCGTCGTCTGGGGGGCACCGATCGCCCTGCTTGGCGGCACGACGCTCACCGAGTGGAAGCCGCTCGGCGAGAGCCCGAGCCAGTGGACGCTCGCGCAGGGCATTCTCCGCAATGCCAAGGCCGGCGCCGACCTGGTGACCACACGGACCTTCGGCGACTTCAAGCTGCACGTCGAGTTCCGCTACCCGCCGGGCAGCAACAGCGGCGTCTACCTGCGCGGCCGGTACGAGGTGCAGATCGAGGATACGCCGTCGGCGGAGCCGCAGATCGACGGCCTCGGCGCCATCTACGGCATGATCACGCCGAACCAGAACGCGGCGAAGCAGCCGGGTGAGTGGCAGAGCTTCGACATCACGCTCGTCGGCCGCACCGTGACCGTCGTCCTCAACGGCAAGACGATCATCTGCGAGCGGGAAATTCCCGGCTTCACGGGCGGCGCGCTTGATGCGGACGAGGCGAAGCCCGGCCCGCTCTACCTGCAAGGCGACCACGGCGTGATCGAGTATCGCCGGATCATCATCACCCCGGCGAAGTGA
- a CDS encoding YdeI/OmpD-associated family protein, with protein sequence MTAAPTHFASAAAFRRWLRTHHATTDHLVVRIAKAHALSSGIGYAEALDEALCVGWIDGVRRSLDADAYAIRFTPRRARSIWSLVNVAHVERLQAAGRMQPAGLAAFEARTPERTGIYSFERAASELSADDLATFRRERRAWAYFQAAAPSYRRTSTHWVVTAKRAQTRAKRLAELIACCDRQERIPSLRPTPRPKH encoded by the coding sequence ATGACGGCCGCACCGACCCACTTCGCGAGTGCGGCGGCGTTTCGTCGCTGGTTGCGCACGCACCACGCGACCACCGACCACCTCGTGGTCCGGATTGCGAAGGCCCACGCGTTGTCGAGCGGGATCGGGTACGCCGAGGCGCTCGACGAGGCGCTCTGTGTGGGGTGGATCGATGGGGTGCGTCGCTCACTCGACGCGGACGCCTATGCCATCCGCTTCACGCCGCGTCGCGCACGATCGATCTGGAGTCTGGTGAATGTGGCCCATGTCGAGCGGCTGCAGGCGGCCGGGCGGATGCAGCCGGCGGGCCTGGCGGCCTTCGAGGCTCGCACTCCCGAGCGGACGGGGATCTACTCGTTCGAGCGCGCCGCGAGCGAGTTGTCGGCCGACGACCTGGCCACTTTTCGGCGCGAGCGGCGCGCCTGGGCGTACTTTCAAGCGGCGGCACCATCGTATCGGCGCACCAGCACCCACTGGGTGGTCACGGCCAAGCGTGCCCAGACACGTGCCAAGCGGCTTGCCGAGTTGATTGCCTGCTGCGACCGCCAGGAACGAATTCCCTCGCTCCGACCGACCCCGCGCCCCAAGCACTGA